The DNA segment TCGCAAAGATGGTCATTGTCTCATTGAATAACTCCCCTGACTTGCTATACACCGTGAAGCTCAAGTTGCCATCTTTGATATCAGGAGTGTAGCTAGAGATGGCGGTGGAGTACACTAGCAAGGCTCCGTCGGAGCCGGAGAAGGCGATAAGAGACTGAGCACCGATCATGCCCTGGCCGGTGGGATTGAGAGCCCATGCAACCCAGCCGTTGGAGGGGATGGGAGCACGGTAGGCGATGTCGATGGTAGCGTTGTCTGGGTGATAACTCCAGTGGATGGTGGCGTTGAGGTAAGGAAGGGTGCTGCAGGAGGTGTAGATTTGGTTTCCGGAGAAGGTGTCGGAGAGGCAGGACTGAGCAAGGGATGGAGAGATTCCGgcgaggagaaggaggaggatgaAAGGGGTGgccatggatatatatataggggaAAGGTGGGAGCTTGGGAGGGATTtgggaatgagaatgagagtTTAATTTGTGGGATTGGGAGTGGAGCAAGGTAGGGCTTTTTATGGAGGGAGAAGCTAGCACTTAAGAAAAAGGCTAGGAGAAGGAGGTGATGATCATGACTAAGTCTAAAGAGTTACAGTGTTGGAAGCTCAATGAAGACTAATTCTTAGTGATTGTAGTATATGTTGTTTGATGGATTTGGGTTAGTAACGTATAGAGCTAGCTAGGATTTGCGTGTTGTGAGCACATGAACTGTCACAAAGAAGACTTTATTTGAGGGCGGCAAGAAGATATATAGACTAAATTATATCCCATTCATTTTTCTTTGACCTTCCGTTCTACATGCCTCTATATATCTTTAATCTAGTAGTTGAGTACGTATTATTGCAGTATTTTTGTAAACCACAAGTAATAGTGCAATATCTTTATAAACTATTGTTGtaatatgtatgtgtgtgtttgtatGCGTATAGTATAGagacatatatgatatattatagTGGTTGTCTTGTCTATGATTAAGTCTATGCGGGAAGTAATTCTATACAACAGGCTATGGTGGCTTAgaagtttaaaatataatatatttgtattttttaaataatcaaatattaaaacttatatgattttattttggtttttatttttatgtttttacatAGTTTATGGCGATGTTATCAAGAGGAAATGGTTCTTGTTGGTTCGTTAATAGTGATGTTAATCGAATCTccttttggttttattattgTGTGTactatgattatttatttattttttttaaatggactGTGATAAGTGCCTTCCCACATACAAAGGATGTTAAAAGAgacaaataattataaactaaTTATAGTGCTTAAtggctttttaaaaatttattatgtgaaAATCCTTTGTCTTGCTTGAATTTAAGTTTATTTGAGGTGGATCTGGACTTTGGTTAACTAGGTTATTATCTGGTAGGAAGAAATAAGGAATAATTAATTACTTGTTTTTGGGGATAGTTGAAAGTTGACCATTTAACTTGTGGGGTTTTGTCTTTGAACTTGTttctaaaaacttttttttatctatttatttatttatttttttacatgtaaattTTGATTTCAACAACTGATATGACCGCACAGATTTTTCTGGCTTCATCCGTTTCTAAACAAATGACGTTTTATGaaggaaattttattttttaataaatgtcgtttggaaaacaaattaaaattttgactttcGTTTTTCAACTTTATCCCcgtttcaataaaaaaaaaaatttataactatCAACCAATTTCATCATTTCCAAAGGGAGAAAGGCATTATATATCAGAAAATTAATAGAGTAATTATTATAAgtgttcttttatatatatataaataaaatttaggtaAATACTCTAGTGCTAAAATCTCAAATTACATACACTAATTTGATAGTGGAGGAACTATCAATACCAGTAATGTTCAAAAAATTCgaagcaaaagaaaatagaagagaGCAggtattgataatttttatgtCATTATGTATAAATTTCGAATGACAAATGTTAAGcgtatgaatgaaatgaattatatatatatatgtgtgtgtgtgtgtgtgtgtgtgtgtgtgtgtgaggatggaatgaaataatttttttgtgagaatgcaatttaatattatattatttgatagGAATTTATATTCTCGTTAAGTGCTTTTGGTATATATAGGGATTAATCTAGGATTTCTGGAATTATAAGTTAGAGAATATGTTATTCTTATATTTAGTATAAAATTATTTCAGGAAATCATTTATTCCCAACAATGTATTATTTCATGACTAAAGGCTTTCCATATTTAAATGGGAGATTGGATATAAATTATACCCATTATAtggaaataaatttatttaaataaaatgaccaaAAACACCTCCAATTCTATTTCTTCCATCACATCCTTTTTACTATAAGAgtccgtttggatcacggaataggaatggtaatggaaaaagtaatggtaatgctaatgaaaaaagtgtttggttgaaaggaataaatattgggaatggaaaaagtgaCATAGAGAATTATATGTAAATTACTTTAATACccttaatataagtaatgataaactaatatataaaataattacatataaataaatatttagtctctataattattataattaaatatttagaataaataatttttttatcattaactaatttaatttaattataatatttaaattacttaatttatgtttattataatttaatttaattattataatgacttaatttatatttattattattattattatttaattaagtcttaagtaggggcaaaaatgtcatttcactttacttatcataattaaatagttttattaattattttatttaattaaatctgtgtaggggcaaaactgtcatttcacttttaattattataatatttaaatggctcaatttatattaattattatttactttaattattataattagttatttaaattaataattattatttaattaaatcttaagtaggggcaaaaaaatgtcatttcatttttccttatcataattaaatactttttattaattatttatttaattaaatctatgtagagggcaaaactgtcatttcactttccttatcataattaaatactttttattaattatttatttaattaaatctatgtagaGGGCAAAAtcgtcatttcactttaattattataatatttaaatgactcaatttatattaattattatttattttaattattataattagttatttaaattaataattattatttaattaaatcttaagtaggggcaaaaatgtcattttgcTATCAATAGTGTTTATTCCCCTCCATgccccccaattttgggggtaaTCAAATGCCTTTACTATGCACCATACAATTACCTACAGTACTCATTACTAACCTAATAGTAAAATACCCAAACATGGGCATATATCCCTATTAGCAATCAATCCCATGCCAATAGGGCCCAATCCCTTCatccaaacacaacctaaaaacCGTCTTCACTCTATACACCCAAAACTGCATACaataactaattattattttgttatatcaatcataataataataatattactattattattattattattattatttttgttatatcaAAGTTATCCCAATCCCAATGGACATAATATAAGGGCACTCACTGCTGCTATTAAACTTTTGAAAAATCACttttactaaaatttaaattgtttttaatattgtcctttatatataaatgattcattaaaaaaatgtgggattataattaaatataaaataaagctTTTCAATACCTAGTTATATACTAATATGCGAGCAACTGAGTtagtttcaataaaaaaaaaacaatgtggaaTCTATTTCAACATTATACAAGGTCACATTcactccttttcttttaatatctATCCGTAGGGAATCTCTAAAATTACATTACGAGTaattatcaacttttttttttattataattgacagataaaaaaaaatgtgcaactctttcaaaatataaaatcttgtCAAGAGCTATTATAAACATTTAGTTACTTTTTCTGCTACTAGTCTTCTcgtttttttgtaatttttgtcattataaataaaaaaattaattttaagtttttacttCCACTAAAATAAATTCCTGAAAGAAGCCACGCCTTGAAATAGGGATGGGAATGGGGCGAGACGGGGTGGGGGCGGGGCATGCCTCTACCATCCTCACCcgcctcattttttttataaacagcCCGCCCCATCTCATCATGCCCTGCTTCGCTCATAgttacaaataaataactaaaataccctaaaaatatttataaaatatttttttataaaacatatacttataaaataagcccataaaaaattattaaaattaaaaaaaaaattatttacccCCGTACactatataataattataataagttaaattattaGTGGGGCGGGCCTGCCCCATCCAAAACCGCTCCGTTACCATGGGTCGGTTCGGGTTTTTACCATCCCTAATTACTTATCCCACtactttttcataaaatttgatcatttaaatatacat comes from the Dioscorea cayenensis subsp. rotundata cultivar TDr96_F1 unplaced genomic scaffold, TDr96_F1_v2_PseudoChromosome.rev07_lg8_w22 25.fasta BLBR01002027.1, whole genome shotgun sequence genome and includes:
- the LOC120257339 gene encoding cytochrome b561 and DOMON domain-containing protein At5g48750-like; amino-acid sequence: MATPFILLLLLAGISPSLAQSCLSDTFSGNQIYTSCSTLPYLNATIHWSYHPDNATIDIAYRAPIPSNGWVAWALNPTGQGMIGAQSLIAFSGSDGALLVYSTAISSYTPDIKDGNLSFTVYSKSGELFNETMTIFATLELPGNSTTVNQVWQAGPLSNGVPAQHATTGDNIKSAGSIDFLS